One segment of Haemophilus influenzae DNA contains the following:
- the suhB gene encoding inositol-1-monophosphatase — protein sequence MNPMLNIAIRAARKAGNVIAKNYERRDAIESTQKGINDYVTNVDKASEAEIIEVIRKSYPDHTIITEETGAIEGKDSDVQWIIDPLDGTRNFMTGLPHFSVSIAVRVKNRTEVGVVYDPIRNELFTAVRGEGAKLNEVRLRVDSKRELQGSILATGFPFKQPKLMPTQFAMMNALIEDAADFRRTGSAALDLCYVASNRIDGYFEMGLKAWDCAAGDLIVREAGGLVCDFDAGNGYLRSGNIIAAPSRVIKEMLNKIRPCLGAEFNH from the coding sequence AAATTATGAACGCCGTGATGCTATCGAAAGCACACAAAAAGGTATTAATGATTATGTGACAAACGTTGATAAAGCGTCTGAAGCAGAAATCATTGAAGTTATTCGTAAATCTTATCCTGATCACACAATTATTACGGAAGAAACAGGCGCAATTGAAGGCAAAGATAGCGATGTACAATGGATTATTGATCCTCTAGATGGTACCCGGAATTTTATGACAGGACTTCCCCACTTTTCTGTGTCTATCGCAGTTCGTGTAAAAAATCGCACTGAAGTCGGGGTTGTTTACGATCCAATCCGCAATGAATTATTTACTGCTGTGCGTGGCGAAGGTGCAAAATTAAATGAAGTACGTTTACGTGTAGATAGTAAACGTGAACTTCAAGGTTCAATTTTAGCCACTGGTTTTCCATTCAAACAACCAAAATTAATGCCAACTCAATTTGCAATGATGAATGCCTTAATTGAAGATGCTGCGGATTTCCGTCGTACTGGTTCTGCTGCATTAGATTTATGCTATGTGGCGTCAAATCGTATTGATGGCTATTTTGAAATGGGCTTAAAAGCATGGGATTGCGCAGCTGGCGATTTAATCGTGCGTGAAGCAGGTGGTTTAGTCTGTGATTTTGATGCAGGTAACGGCTACTTACGCAGTGGCAATATCATCGCAGCCCCATCACGCGTAATAAAAGAAATGTTAAATAAAATCCGCCCTTGTTTAGGTGCTGAATTTAATCATTAA
- the nrfE gene encoding heme lyase NrfEFG subunit NrfE, which translates to MLPELGFFLLLLATASAFFLALVPQFGLFKKNSTLINAAWPLSYIFTLATTFSIGLLAYSFAVDDFTLEYVAAHSNSQLPTFFKVAATWGGHEGSMLFWLFSLSLWLAAFAFFNRKNDRTFSAQSLSLLGLICFGFAVFILFYSNPFGRIFPAPAEGRDLNPMLQDVGLIFHPPLLYVGYVGFAVNFAMSLSALIYNQSARQIARSMRGWVLVSWLFLTIGIVLGAWWAYYELGWGGWWFWDPVENASLMPWLLGLALLHSLMATEKQGVFSYWTTLFSLLAFAFSVLGTFIVRSGALTSVHAFALDNTRGYVLLLIFFVLTVLAFGLFALRAGSLSESAVNFQFVSKSGGILLLNILLTIATVSTFLGTFYPMLFQAMNWGSISVGSPYFNSIFFPIITVILILMVISLSIRKVQFDRVLLIRYVWLLIPSLILASLMIWQQLRHNSALNFHAFAFVLLTLAIWLLLVTLWQNWRQIRLSQFGMILAHCGVAIVTIGAIMSGYFGSEIGVRLAPQQSQTLGQYEFHYRQFSNEIGPNFTAEIAFFDVTENGKPYAEIIPERRYYDVRTMTMSEVGLNGGFWGDLYIVMGDSLGKGEFTFRLHYKPLIRWLWAGGILMAFGALFSVFGLRRKQEK; encoded by the coding sequence ATGCTTCCAGAACTTGGCTTTTTCCTTCTTTTACTCGCAACAGCTAGCGCGTTTTTTCTTGCGTTAGTGCCTCAATTTGGGTTATTCAAAAAAAATTCGACTTTAATTAATGCTGCTTGGCCGCTTAGTTATATTTTTACCCTTGCGACGACGTTCTCAATTGGTTTGCTTGCTTATTCTTTTGCGGTGGATGATTTCACCCTTGAATATGTAGCGGCACATTCTAATTCCCAATTACCTACATTTTTTAAAGTGGCTGCCACTTGGGGCGGACATGAAGGTTCAATGTTGTTTTGGTTATTTTCATTGAGTTTATGGCTTGCTGCTTTTGCTTTTTTTAATCGAAAAAATGACCGCACTTTTTCCGCTCAATCTTTATCTTTATTGGGATTAATTTGCTTTGGTTTTGCGGTGTTTATTTTATTTTATTCCAATCCATTTGGACGCATTTTTCCTGCTCCCGCAGAAGGGCGCGATCTCAATCCAATGTTGCAAGATGTGGGATTAATTTTCCATCCGCCTTTATTATATGTTGGCTATGTGGGCTTTGCGGTAAATTTTGCAATGAGTTTGAGTGCGTTGATTTATAACCAATCTGCACGACAAATTGCACGCTCAATGCGTGGCTGGGTGTTGGTTTCTTGGTTGTTTTTAACCATTGGCATTGTGCTTGGTGCGTGGTGGGCTTATTACGAACTTGGCTGGGGCGGTTGGTGGTTCTGGGATCCCGTAGAAAATGCATCTTTAATGCCTTGGTTGCTTGGTTTGGCGTTATTACACAGTTTAATGGCAACAGAAAAACAAGGTGTATTTAGTTATTGGACAACGCTTTTTTCTTTGCTCGCTTTTGCCTTTAGCGTATTAGGCACGTTTATTGTTCGTTCTGGTGCACTCACTTCTGTGCACGCTTTTGCATTGGATAACACGCGCGGTTATGTATTGTTATTAATTTTCTTTGTTTTGACAGTGTTAGCCTTTGGTTTATTCGCTTTGCGTGCGGGCAGTTTGTCAGAAAGTGCGGTGAATTTTCAGTTCGTTTCTAAATCGGGTGGCATTTTATTGCTGAATATTTTGCTGACCATTGCCACTGTTTCTACCTTTTTAGGCACCTTTTACCCGATGTTATTCCAAGCGATGAATTGGGGCTCAATTTCGGTGGGAAGTCCTTATTTTAATAGTATTTTCTTCCCAATCATTACGGTAATTTTAATCTTAATGGTAATTTCGCTTAGCATACGTAAAGTGCAATTTGATCGCGTATTATTGATACGTTACGTATGGTTGCTTATTCCGTCTTTGATTCTCGCCAGCTTGATGATTTGGCAACAGCTACGCCATAATTCTGCGTTGAATTTTCACGCTTTCGCTTTTGTGTTATTAACTCTTGCGATTTGGCTTTTGTTGGTCACTTTATGGCAAAATTGGCGACAAATTCGTTTGTCTCAATTTGGTATGATTTTAGCACACTGTGGCGTGGCGATTGTGACTATTGGCGCAATAATGAGCGGTTATTTTGGCAGTGAAATTGGTGTGCGTTTAGCACCGCAACAAAGTCAAACGCTGGGACAATATGAATTTCACTATCGCCAATTTTCTAATGAAATCGGACCAAACTTTACGGCAGAAATCGCCTTTTTTGACGTAACTGAAAATGGTAAACCTTATGCAGAAATTATCCCCGAACGCCGTTATTACGATGTTCGTACAATGACAATGAGTGAAGTGGGGCTTAATGGCGGTTTTTGGGGCGATTTATATATTGTGATGGGAGATTCTCTCGGCAAAGGAGAATTTACTTTCCGCTTACATTATAAACCGCTGATTCGTTGGCTTTGGGCTGGCGGTATTTTAATGGCGTTTGGCGCACTTTTTAGCGTCTTCGGATTACGCAGAAAACAGGAAAAATAA
- a CDS encoding DsbE family thiol:disulfide interchange protein → MNKKLLFFAPLFVLLGVCVLLIAGLNQDPKKIASALIDKPVPEFYQANLHEPSQIVSLKDFPKQPFLLNVWGSWCGYCKEEHPLLIEIAKTLPIVGVDYRDNPQNGIEMLKRMGNPFVLTINDSQGELALKLGVDGAPETYLLDENGVIRYRHSGLLDKETWQTVFLPKIEALKNK, encoded by the coding sequence ATGAACAAAAAACTTCTCTTTTTTGCACCGCTCTTTGTGCTTTTAGGCGTGTGTGTATTATTAATTGCTGGGTTAAATCAAGATCCGAAAAAAATTGCGTCGGCTTTAATTGATAAACCCGTTCCAGAGTTTTATCAGGCTAATTTACATGAGCCATCACAAATCGTAAGCCTGAAAGATTTTCCTAAACAGCCATTTTTATTAAATGTGTGGGGCAGTTGGTGTGGTTATTGCAAAGAAGAACATCCGTTGTTAATTGAGATTGCAAAAACGTTGCCTATTGTGGGTGTAGATTATCGCGACAATCCGCAAAATGGCATTGAAATGCTTAAGCGAATGGGCAATCCGTTCGTCTTAACCATTAATGATAGTCAGGGAGAACTTGCCCTCAAATTAGGCGTGGATGGCGCGCCAGAAACTTATCTTTTGGATGAAAATGGTGTGATTCGTTATCGCCATTCTGGTTTATTGGATAAAGAAACTTGGCAAACGGTATTTTTGCCAAAAATTGAAGCATTGAAGAATAAATGA
- the nrfF gene encoding heme lyase NrfEFG subunit NrfF yields MKSLLDIFTRVQKTFVFATALLFAFSLFTQAEMVDTYQFQNQDDRTRAVELAKSLRCPQCQNQNLVESNSPIAYDLRLEVYKMVDEGKTNQQIIDQMTARFGDFVNYKPPFKWNTALLWLLPMALLILAAALLYFSNRKKSALSSTEQGTALEKEQRYFSVNAEFHSDPKEKEQKTDFFGKSNHKLSFVVFFLLIVIPTAYYFSLDRFSRVQQGEQSMIEQHNQNVEMNDEHKNENVIEKIQNKLRTDPNNAETWLLLGEAYVQNNEFDSALVAYSNAEKISGSKPNILGLAATALYYQAGQQITPKVEQLLNEALAKDKNEVSSLSLLATIALENRQYPQASAYLQQLLDSGNAAVDRRSVIQRMKMLDFLQRGEKGQNP; encoded by the coding sequence ATGAAAAGCCTATTAGATATTTTTACTCGAGTTCAAAAAACATTTGTTTTTGCAACCGCACTTTTATTCGCATTTTCCTTGTTTACTCAAGCGGAAATGGTGGATACCTATCAATTCCAAAATCAAGATGATCGTACTCGTGCCGTAGAGTTGGCAAAATCTTTACGCTGCCCACAATGTCAAAACCAAAATTTGGTGGAATCTAATTCGCCTATCGCTTATGACTTGCGTCTTGAAGTGTACAAAATGGTGGACGAAGGAAAAACTAATCAGCAAATTATCGATCAAATGACGGCTAGATTTGGCGATTTTGTGAATTACAAACCGCCATTCAAATGGAATACGGCGTTGTTATGGTTATTGCCAATGGCTCTTTTAATTTTAGCGGCCGCATTGCTTTATTTCTCAAATAGAAAAAAATCTGCCCTATCTTCAACCGAGCAGGGAACTGCGTTGGAAAAAGAACAGAGATATTTTTCTGTTAATGCTGAGTTTCATTCAGACCCTAAGGAAAAGGAACAAAAGACAGATTTCTTTGGGAAAAGTAATCACAAACTTTCTTTTGTGGTTTTCTTTTTATTAATTGTTATTCCAACCGCTTATTATTTTTCTCTTGATCGTTTTAGTCGTGTTCAACAAGGCGAGCAATCAATGATTGAGCAACATAATCAAAATGTTGAAATGAATGATGAACACAAAAATGAAAATGTGATTGAGAAGATCCAAAATAAACTGCGTACTGATCCAAATAATGCGGAAACTTGGCTTCTACTTGGGGAAGCCTATGTGCAGAATAATGAATTTGACAGTGCGCTTGTGGCTTATTCTAATGCGGAAAAAATCTCAGGCAGTAAACCTAATATTTTAGGTTTGGCAGCCACCGCACTTTATTATCAAGCAGGTCAGCAAATAACCCCAAAAGTAGAACAACTTTTGAATGAAGCTTTGGCAAAAGATAAAAATGAAGTGTCAAGTCTTTCTTTGTTGGCGACGATTGCCTTAGAAAATCGTCAATACCCACAAGCCAGTGCGTATTTACAGCAATTATTAGATTCTGGTAATGCGGCAGTGGATCGTCGTTCTGTTATTCAACGAATGAAGATGTTGGATTTTTTACAACGTGGTGAAAAAGGGCAAAATCCGTGA
- a CDS encoding NAD(P)/FAD-dependent oxidoreductase translates to MSQYSENIIIGAGAAGLFCAAQLAKLGKSVTVFDNGKKIGRKILMSGGGFCNFTNLEVTPAHYLSQNPHFVKSALARYTNWDFISLVAEQGITYHEKELGQLFCDDGAEQIVEMLKSECDKYGAKILLRSEVSQVELIQNDEKVRFVLQVNSTKWQCKNLIVATGGLSMPGLGATPFGYQIAEQFGIPVIPPRASLVPFTYQETDKFLTALSGISLPVTITAQCGKSFHNQLLFTHRGISGPAVLQISNYWQPTESVEIDLLPNHNVEEEINQAKQSSPKQMLKTILVRLLPKKLVELWLEQGLMQDKVIANISKVWVKNLVDFIHHWEFTPNGTEGYRTAEVTMGGVDTKMISSKTMESNLVQGLYFIGEVLDITGWLGGYNFQWAWSSAYACATNISRQ, encoded by the coding sequence GTGAGCCAATATTCTGAAAATATTATTATTGGTGCAGGTGCCGCAGGATTATTTTGCGCTGCACAGTTGGCTAAGTTAGGCAAGTCAGTGACAGTTTTCGACAACGGTAAAAAAATCGGACGTAAGATTTTGATGTCGGGCGGTGGGTTTTGCAATTTCACCAATTTAGAGGTTACGCCAGCTCATTACCTTTCACAAAATCCTCATTTCGTTAAATCTGCCCTTGCCCGCTATACCAATTGGGATTTTATTTCTCTTGTGGCGGAGCAAGGGATTACTTATCACGAAAAGGAATTGGGGCAATTATTTTGTGATGATGGCGCAGAACAAATCGTTGAAATGTTGAAATCTGAATGCGATAAATATGGCGCTAAGATTTTATTGCGTAGCGAAGTTTCTCAAGTTGAACTCATTCAAAATGATGAAAAAGTGCGGTTTGTTTTACAGGTAAATTCAACCAAATGGCAATGTAAAAATTTGATTGTTGCGACAGGTGGGCTTTCTATGCCTGGGCTTGGTGCAACGCCATTTGGCTATCAAATTGCAGAACAATTTGGCATTCCAGTTATTCCTCCGCGCGCGAGTTTAGTGCCTTTTACTTATCAAGAAACAGATAAATTTTTAACCGCACTTTCAGGCATTAGCTTGCCAGTCACGATCACAGCCCAGTGCGGAAAATCTTTTCACAACCAGCTTTTGTTTACCCATCGTGGAATTTCAGGCCCTGCGGTGTTGCAAATTTCCAATTATTGGCAGCCTACTGAGTCAGTGGAAATTGATTTATTACCTAACCACAATGTGGAAGAGGAAATTAATCAAGCAAAACAATCTTCGCCAAAACAAATGTTGAAAACTATCTTGGTTCGATTACTTCCGAAAAAATTGGTTGAACTTTGGCTTGAGCAAGGTCTTATGCAAGATAAAGTTATCGCTAACATCAGCAAAGTGTGGGTAAAAAATCTGGTGGATTTTATTCATCACTGGGAATTTACTCCAAATGGCACAGAAGGCTATCGTACGGCTGAAGTCACTATGGGCGGTGTGGACACCAAAATGATTTCTTCTAAAACGATGGAAAGTAACCTTGTACAAGGTTTGTATTTTATTGGCGAAGTGCTAGATATAACAGGCTGGCTAGGCGGTTACAACTTTCAATGGGCGTGGAGTTCAGCTTATGCTTGTGCAACGAATATCTCAAGACAATAA
- the eno gene encoding phosphopyruvate hydratase, translating to MAKIVKVIGREIIDSRGNPTVEAEVHLEGGFVGLAAAPSGASTGSREALELRDGDKSRFLGKGVLKAVSAVNNEIAQAIFGKDATNQAEIDQIMIDLDGTENKSNFGANAILAVSLANAKAAAASKGLPLYAYIAELNGTAGVYSMPLPMMNIINGGEHADNNVDIQEFMIQPVGAKTLREALRIGAEVFHNLAKVLKSKGMSTAVGDEGGFAPNLASNADALACIKEAVEKAGYVLGKDVTLAMDCASSEFYNKETGKYEMKGEGRSFTSQEFTHYLEELTKQYPIVSIEDGQDESDWEGFAYQTKVLGDRVQLVGDDLFVTNTKILKEGIEKGIANSILIKFNQIGSLTETLAAIKMAKDAGYTAVISHRSGETEDATIADLAVGTAAGQIKTGSMSRSDRIAKYNQLIRIEEALERAGTPAPFLGLKAVKGQA from the coding sequence ATGGCAAAAATCGTTAAAGTGATTGGTCGCGAAATCATCGACTCACGCGGTAACCCAACTGTTGAAGCTGAAGTTCATCTTGAAGGAGGTTTTGTTGGTTTAGCTGCGGCTCCATCTGGTGCATCAACTGGTTCTCGTGAAGCATTAGAATTACGTGACGGCGACAAATCTCGTTTCTTAGGTAAAGGCGTATTAAAAGCCGTATCTGCAGTGAACAACGAAATCGCACAAGCCATCTTTGGTAAAGATGCAACAAACCAAGCTGAAATCGACCAAATTATGATCGATTTAGACGGTACTGAAAACAAATCTAACTTTGGTGCAAATGCAATCTTAGCGGTATCTTTAGCAAACGCAAAAGCAGCGGCAGCATCTAAAGGTTTACCACTTTACGCTTACATTGCAGAATTAAATGGCACTGCTGGTGTTTATTCTATGCCATTACCAATGATGAACATCATTAACGGTGGCGAACACGCAGATAACAATGTCGATATTCAAGAATTTATGATCCAACCAGTGGGTGCGAAAACGTTACGTGAAGCACTTCGTATCGGTGCTGAAGTATTCCACAATCTTGCAAAAGTATTAAAATCTAAAGGCATGAGCACGGCAGTTGGCGATGAAGGTGGTTTCGCACCAAACTTAGCCTCTAACGCAGACGCTTTAGCATGTATCAAAGAAGCAGTTGAAAAAGCAGGTTACGTATTAGGTAAAGACGTTACTTTAGCGATGGACTGCGCATCTTCTGAATTCTATAACAAAGAAACTGGCAAATACGAAATGAAAGGCGAAGGCCGTTCATTCACTTCTCAAGAGTTCACACACTATCTTGAAGAATTAACTAAACAATACCCAATCGTGTCTATCGAAGATGGTCAAGATGAATCTGACTGGGAAGGTTTTGCATACCAAACTAAAGTGTTAGGCGACCGCGTTCAATTAGTGGGCGACGACTTATTCGTAACTAACACCAAAATCTTAAAAGAGGGTATCGAAAAAGGTATCGCAAACTCTATCTTAATCAAATTCAACCAAATCGGTTCTTTAACTGAAACTTTAGCGGCAATCAAAATGGCTAAAGATGCAGGTTACACGGCTGTAATCTCTCACCGTTCAGGCGAAACCGAAGATGCAACTATTGCTGATTTAGCGGTTGGTACAGCAGCAGGTCAAATCAAAACGGGTTCTATGAGCCGTTCTGACCGTATTGCGAAATACAACCAATTAATCCGTATCGAAGAAGCATTAGAACGTGCTGGCACTCCAGCCCCGTTCTTAGGCTTAAAAGCGGTTAAAGGTCAAGCGTAA
- a CDS encoding DUF2251 domain-containing protein: MLHLTLEDELFLGTPKQVGTHSTVFEHFAVMFEDDGETGYFYALDMRQNAQPIVDMLHVYNVDSTSNHHEARKLEICWDESGYLALLLINGYPHAVFDFARLVGYNSNKYPQPDLMSMWTREEITNKQAEQWLGVKTIR, encoded by the coding sequence ATGTTACATTTAACTTTAGAAGACGAACTCTTTTTAGGAACGCCAAAGCAAGTAGGAACGCATTCTACGGTATTTGAGCATTTTGCCGTAATGTTTGAAGATGACGGTGAAACAGGCTATTTTTATGCACTTGATATGCGTCAAAATGCTCAACCGATAGTGGATATGTTGCACGTGTATAATGTTGATTCAACCTCTAATCATCATGAGGCACGCAAACTTGAAATTTGTTGGGATGAAAGTGGTTATTTAGCCTTGTTGCTTATTAATGGCTATCCTCATGCCGTATTTGATTTTGCTCGTTTAGTCGGCTATAACAGCAATAAATATCCACAACCAGATCTAATGAGTATGTGGACTCGTGAAGAAATTACCAATAAACAGGCCGAGCAATGGCTAGGCGTGAAAACCATTCGATAA
- a CDS encoding glutathionylspermidine synthase family protein: protein MKRVTGFPIRPDMVQQLLNVGFDYYNLPSSDGSHYWSDNVAYEFTLAEIDRIEDTTNELHLMCLDFAADEIKKGDYENYRFTELQKQLIESSWRNQDPYLYGRFDFGYDGDNLKMFEYNADTPTSLLEAAVVQWQWLEQIEGLKHRDQFNWIHEELIKHFQFLKQQSGKTDFHLSAMQDAGREDWGNVDYLADVAYNAGWNIHQLAVEDIGYNSETEKFVDLNDQPIEMLFKLYPLEWLSHAEFARHITTAETRFIEPAWKMLLSNKALLAKLWARYPNHPNLLPAYFTPFELPKDLSMWVKKPLLGREGANVFYYEKNNGVEFAAKGSEHSTFYANSGYVYQQKFELPSFDGMYPIIGSWVVGDVACGMGLREDFTAVTGNDSHFIPHYFVP, encoded by the coding sequence ATGAAACGTGTAACCGGGTTTCCTATTCGACCAGATATGGTGCAACAGCTACTTAATGTTGGATTTGATTACTATAATTTGCCTTCTAGTGATGGCTCTCATTATTGGTCTGATAATGTTGCCTATGAATTTACTTTAGCGGAAATTGATCGCATTGAGGATACAACTAATGAATTACATTTAATGTGTTTAGATTTTGCGGCGGATGAAATTAAAAAAGGCGATTATGAAAATTATCGTTTTACGGAGTTGCAAAAACAGCTTATTGAAAGCTCTTGGCGTAATCAAGATCCTTATTTATATGGACGCTTTGATTTTGGCTATGATGGCGACAACCTAAAAATGTTTGAATATAATGCCGATACGCCAACATCTTTGTTGGAGGCTGCGGTTGTTCAATGGCAGTGGTTGGAACAAATTGAGGGCTTGAAACATCGTGATCAATTTAACTGGATTCATGAAGAATTAATTAAACATTTCCAATTTTTGAAACAACAAAGTGGTAAAACAGATTTCCATTTGAGTGCTATGCAAGATGCTGGCCGTGAAGATTGGGGCAATGTGGATTATTTAGCTGATGTGGCTTATAACGCAGGTTGGAATATTCATCAATTAGCGGTGGAAGATATTGGCTATAACAGCGAAACAGAAAAATTTGTAGATTTAAATGATCAGCCTATTGAAATGTTATTTAAATTGTATCCGCTGGAATGGCTAAGCCACGCTGAGTTTGCTCGCCATATTACAACCGCTGAAACACGATTTATTGAGCCTGCGTGGAAAATGTTGTTAAGTAATAAAGCGCTATTGGCAAAACTTTGGGCGCGTTATCCGAATCATCCGAATTTATTGCCTGCTTATTTTACGCCTTTCGAATTACCAAAAGATTTATCGATGTGGGTGAAAAAACCATTGTTAGGTCGAGAAGGTGCCAATGTCTTCTATTATGAGAAAAACAATGGCGTAGAATTTGCAGCGAAAGGAAGCGAACACTCTACGTTTTATGCTAATTCAGGTTATGTTTATCAACAAAAATTTGAATTACCAAGTTTTGATGGAATGTATCCAATTATCGGCTCTTGGGTTGTGGGTGATGTGGCTTGCGGTATGGGATTACGCGAAGATTTTACTGCAGTAACGGGGAATGATAGTCATTTTATACCTCATTATTTTGTACCTTGA
- a CDS encoding catalase: MSSQCPFSHLAATNLTMGNGAPVADNQNSLTAGPRGPLLAQDLWLNEKLADFVREVIPERRMHAKGSGAFGTFTVTHDITKYTRAKIFSEVGKKTEMFARFTTVAGERGAADAERDIRGFALKFYTEEGNWDLVGNNTPVFFLRDPRKFPDLNKAVKRDPRTNMRSAKNNWDFWTLLPEALHQVTVVMSDRGIPASYRHMHGFGSHTYSFWNEAGERFWVKFHFRTQQGIKNLTNAEAAEIIANDRESHQRDLYEAIERGDFPKWTLFVQIMPEADAEKVSYHPFDLTKVWSKKDYPLIEVGEFELNRNPENFFADVEQSAFAPSNLVPGIGASPDRMLQARLFNYADAQRYRLGVNYRQIPVNRPRCPVHSNQRDGQGRVDGNYGSLPHYEPNSFSQWQQQPDFAEPPLRINGDAAHWDYRKDDNDYFSQPRALFNLMNAEQKQALFNNTAAAMGDAPDFIKYRHIRNCHWCDAAYGEGVAKALGLTVEDALKARDTDPALGQGGLL, translated from the coding sequence ATGAGTTCTCAATGTCCTTTCTCGCACTTAGCTGCGACAAACTTAACAATGGGTAACGGTGCACCCGTTGCTGATAACCAAAACAGCTTAACAGCTGGTCCACGTGGTCCATTACTTGCACAAGATTTATGGCTTAACGAAAAATTAGCTGATTTCGTACGTGAAGTGATCCCAGAGCGTCGTATGCACGCTAAAGGTTCTGGTGCATTTGGTACCTTTACTGTGACACACGATATTACTAAATATACTCGTGCAAAAATTTTTAGTGAAGTGGGTAAAAAAACTGAAATGTTCGCACGTTTTACCACCGTGGCAGGCGAACGTGGTGCAGCAGATGCTGAGCGTGATATTCGTGGTTTTGCATTAAAATTCTATACTGAAGAAGGTAACTGGGATTTAGTAGGTAACAATACGCCAGTATTCTTCTTACGTGATCCACGTAAATTCCCAGATTTAAACAAAGCAGTAAAACGCGATCCGCGTACTAATATGCGTTCAGCAAAAAATAACTGGGATTTCTGGACATTATTACCAGAAGCATTACACCAAGTAACTGTTGTAATGAGTGATCGTGGTATTCCTGCAAGCTATCGTCATATGCACGGTTTCGGTTCTCACACTTATAGTTTTTGGAACGAAGCGGGCGAACGTTTTTGGGTAAAATTCCACTTCCGTACTCAACAAGGCATTAAAAATTTAACGAATGCTGAAGCCGCAGAAATTATTGCAAATGACCGTGAAAGCCATCAACGTGATTTATATGAAGCGATTGAACGTGGTGATTTTCCTAAATGGACATTATTTGTACAAATTATGCCAGAAGCTGATGCAGAAAAAGTATCTTATCATCCATTTGACTTAACCAAAGTATGGTCAAAAAAAGACTATCCATTAATTGAAGTAGGGGAGTTTGAATTAAACCGTAACCCAGAAAACTTCTTCGCTGATGTAGAACAATCTGCATTTGCACCAAGTAACTTGGTTCCAGGTATCGGCGCAAGCCCTGACAGAATGTTACAAGCTCGTTTATTTAACTATGCGGATGCACAACGCTACCGTTTAGGTGTGAATTACCGTCAAATTCCAGTGAATCGTCCGCGTTGCCCAGTTCATAGCAACCAACGTGATGGTCAAGGTCGTGTAGATGGTAACTACGGTAGCTTGCCACACTACGAGCCAAACAGCTTCAGCCAATGGCAACAACAACCAGACTTTGCTGAACCACCACTTCGTATCAACGGAGATGCAGCACACTGGGATTATCGTAAGGATGATAACGATTACTTCAGCCAACCTCGTGCATTATTTAACTTAATGAATGCAGAGCAAAAACAAGCGTTGTTTAATAACACTGCAGCTGCAATGGGCGATGCACCTGATTTCATCAAATACCGTCATATTCGTAACTGTCACTGGTGTGATGCAGCATACGGTGAAGGCGTTGCGAAAGCATTAGGTTTAACCGTTGAAGATGCATTAAAAGCTCGTGATACTGACCCTGCATTAGGTCAAGGCGGATTGTTATAA